A section of the Etheostoma cragini isolate CJK2018 chromosome 12, CSU_Ecrag_1.0, whole genome shotgun sequence genome encodes:
- the proca gene encoding vitamin K-dependent protein C yields the protein MEFFTLSSWLSGPKKTRKLGNSLSVSLSVSLSLCLCVSVSLYVSVCLPPAGLSSCGQLLIDRSSYSKPKDGLLPWVTGGEVGKKGESPWQALLLNARGKFHCGGVLIHESWVLTAAHCLENNLRFRVRLGDYMRHRDEGSEVTLKVEKVFKHPNYDSMSVDNDIALLRLQTPAPQSQYIVPVCLPGQQMAERVLHLNGTLTVVSGWGKDDLNSTIYSSALNVIKVPLVARSVCARQMSHNISDNVLCAGVLGQKMDACEGDSGGPMVTLYRDTWFLLGLVSWGEGCGRVDKLGVYTKVSNYNEWISRVREDWDRTQGQQEPVRVRTASTHSGRSRPVGM from the exons atggagtttttcacactgtcGTCATGGCTGAGCGGCCCAAAAAAAACCAGAAAGCTTGGAAA ttctctctctgtctctctgtctgtctctctctctctatgtctctgtgtctctgtctctctctatgtctctgtctgtctccccccTGCAGGTCTTTCGTCCTGTGGACAGCTGCTGATCGACAGGTCGTCATATTCCAAACCGAAGGACGGCCTGTTGCCCTGGGTGACGGGGGGGGAGGTGGGGAAGAAGGGCGAGAGTCCCTGGCAG GCGCTGTTGCTGAACGCCAGGGGGAAGTTCCACTGCGGGGGGGTCCTCATCCACGAGAGCTGGGTGCTGACCGCCGCTCACTGCCTCGAAAACAACCTCCGGTTCAGAGTGCGACTGG GCGACTACATGCGTCACAGGGACGAAGGCAGCGAGGTGACCCTGAAGGTGGAGAAGGTCTTCAAACACCCGAACTACGACAGCATGTCGGTGGACAACGACATCGCCCTGCTGCGCCTGCAGACGCCCGCCCCGCAGTCCCAGTACATTGTCCCCGTCTGTCTTCCGGGACAGCAGATGGCGGAGCGGGTCCTCCACCTGAACGGCACCCTCACCGTGGTGTCCGGGTGGGGCAAAGACGACCTGAACAGCACCATATACAGCTCGGCGCTCAACGTCATCAAAGTCCCGCTGGTGGCCCGCAGCGTCTGCGCCCGCCAGATGTCCCACAACATCTCCGACAACGTCCTCTGCGCCGGGGTGCTGGGACAGAAGATGGACGCCTGCGAGGGGGACAGCGGCGGACCCATGGTCACCCTGTACCGGGACACGTGGTTCCTGCTCGGCCTGGTGTCCTGGGGCGAGGGCTGCGGCCGCGTGGACAAGCTTGGCGTCTACACCAAGGTGTCCAACTACAACGAGTGGATCAGCAGAGTCCGGGAGGACTGGGACAGAACTCAAGGCCAGCAGGAACCGGTGCGTGTCAGAACCGCCTCCACCCACAGCGGTCGGTCCAGACCGGTAGGGATGTAA